A window of Apium graveolens cultivar Ventura chromosome 8, ASM990537v1, whole genome shotgun sequence contains these coding sequences:
- the LOC141678062 gene encoding uncharacterized protein LOC141678062 isoform X2 → MEQREGKDKMKSPNKHHRETHGTSNDFDENTPISDFKGPNVFERAKEEFEALIDTIHPKKESSGPVSAGKNNVGPPNVEVKKEQKGGADKMKSPRKHRRETHGKSDDFDANTPISDFKGPNVFERAKEEFEALIDTIHPKKESSDPVLSPKKKSDIYDCLGPLGKGLEKVCSPQSHKKD, encoded by the coding sequence ATGGAACAAAGAGAAGGAAAGGACAAAATGAAGTCTCCAAATAAGCACCATAGAGAAACTCATGGGACGAGCAATGACTTTGATGAGAACACACCCATTAGTGATTTTAAAGGTCCTAATGTATTCGAGCGAGCAAAGGAAGAGTTTGAGGCCCTTATTGATACAATTCACCCTAAGAAAGAATCCAGTGGCCCTGTAAGTGCAGGCAAGAACAATGTGGGGCCACCAAATGTAGAAGTGAAAAAGGAACAAAAAGGAGGAGCTGATAAAATGAAGTCTCCACGTAAGCACCGTAGGGAAACTCATGGGAAGAGTGATGATTTTGATGCGAACACGCCCATTAGTGATTTCAAAGGTCCTAACGTATTTGAGCGAGCAAAGGAAGAGTTTGAGGCCCTAATTGATACAATTCACCCTAAGAAAGAATCCAGTGACCCTGTACTATCACCCAAGAAGAAAAGTGATATATATGATTGTCTTGGACCTCTCGGCAAAGGGTTAGAAAAAGTTTGCTCTCCTCAAAGCCACAAGAAAGATTGA
- the LOC141678062 gene encoding uncharacterized protein LOC141678062 isoform X1, which produces MADPNHDPSTSSFSGKDNVEPPKVEGIMEQREGKDKMKSPNKHHRETHGTSNDFDENTPISDFKGPNVFERAKEEFEALIDTIHPKKESSGPVSAGKNNVGPPNVEVKKEQKGGADKMKSPRKHRRETHGKSDDFDANTPISDFKGPNVFERAKEEFEALIDTIHPKKESSDPVLSPKKKSDIYDCLGPLGKGLEKVCSPQSHKKD; this is translated from the exons ATGGCGGACCCAAATCATGATCCATCAACTTCTTCTTTCTCAG GCAAGGACAATGTGGAGCCACCAAAAGTAGAAGGAATAATGGAACAAAGAGAAGGAAAGGACAAAATGAAGTCTCCAAATAAGCACCATAGAGAAACTCATGGGACGAGCAATGACTTTGATGAGAACACACCCATTAGTGATTTTAAAGGTCCTAATGTATTCGAGCGAGCAAAGGAAGAGTTTGAGGCCCTTATTGATACAATTCACCCTAAGAAAGAATCCAGTGGCCCTGTAAGTGCAGGCAAGAACAATGTGGGGCCACCAAATGTAGAAGTGAAAAAGGAACAAAAAGGAGGAGCTGATAAAATGAAGTCTCCACGTAAGCACCGTAGGGAAACTCATGGGAAGAGTGATGATTTTGATGCGAACACGCCCATTAGTGATTTCAAAGGTCCTAACGTATTTGAGCGAGCAAAGGAAGAGTTTGAGGCCCTAATTGATACAATTCACCCTAAGAAAGAATCCAGTGACCCTGTACTATCACCCAAGAAGAAAAGTGATATATATGATTGTCTTGGACCTCTCGGCAAAGGGTTAGAAAAAGTTTGCTCTCCTCAAAGCCACAAGAAAGATTGA